A region of Desulfolithobacter dissulfuricans DNA encodes the following proteins:
- a CDS encoding response regulator has translation MLVDLGIRMLAHLGYQVTGETDSRLALETFCRDPQRFDLVITDQTMPGLLGTELAEQMIDIRPDLPVLLCSGYGTRTTEEKAGNSGIHDVLPKPLSLPVLARTVAEALNRNNEC, from the coding sequence ATGCTGGTGGACCTGGGGATCCGCATGCTGGCCCACCTGGGATACCAGGTCACCGGAGAGACCGACAGTCGCCTGGCCCTGGAGACCTTTTGCCGCGATCCACAGCGGTTCGATCTGGTAATAACGGACCAGACCATGCCGGGTCTGCTGGGCACGGAGCTGGCCGAACAGATGATCGACATCCGTCCCGATCTCCCAGTCCTTCTCTGCAGCGGATACGGCACCCGCACGACAGAGGAAAAGGCCGGAAACTCCGGTATCCACGACGTGCTGCCCAAGCCGCTCTCCCTCCCAGTCCTGGCCCGGACCGTGGCGGAGGCTCTGAACCGGAACAACGAGTGCTGA
- a CDS encoding sensor histidine kinase translates to MTPIIKEVIKLLRASLPATIDISFQSTVDSEKILASPTEIHQVIMNLCTNSFQAMEGEKGHIDLRLTPVLVNGSRPGLPEVLEPGCYLELTVRDNGCGMDEQTMERIFDPFFTTKPKDQGTGMGLSVVHGIVKETGGTITVTSTPGDGTTFKLYFPTTCQEAVKEDSPTLSYRRGGTDTFYR, encoded by the coding sequence ATGACCCCGATTATCAAGGAGGTGATCAAGCTGCTGCGGGCCAGCCTGCCGGCCACCATTGATATTTCCTTTCAATCCACTGTGGACAGTGAAAAGATCCTGGCCTCACCCACGGAGATCCACCAGGTGATCATGAATCTCTGTACCAACAGTTTCCAGGCCATGGAAGGGGAAAAAGGACATATCGATCTCCGGTTGACTCCGGTCCTGGTGAACGGATCCAGGCCCGGGTTACCGGAGGTACTTGAACCGGGATGCTATCTGGAGCTCACCGTCAGGGATAATGGCTGCGGCATGGACGAGCAGACCATGGAACGAATCTTTGACCCCTTTTTCACCACCAAGCCCAAGGACCAGGGAACCGGCATGGGACTCAGCGTGGTCCATGGCATAGTCAAGGAGACAGGCGGAACCATAACCGTCACCTCAACGCCGGGCGACGGGACCACATTCAAGCTCTACTTTCCCACCACCTGCCAGGAAGCGGTAAAGGAAGATTCGCCTACCCTTTCCTACCGCCGGGGCGGGACGGATACTTTTTATCGATGA
- a CDS encoding response regulator: MPTTRQTALPEGDIQKLSILIIEDDPLIRKVIALYLQEQQYTVIQAGDGHAGLNAFRTRRPDVVLTDLCLPGLGGLDILAHIRREAPDTPVIIVSGMGTLTDAIKAIRIGAWDYITKPIDDMEVIKQAISQAMERASLIRENRRYQHHLEKEIKKRTAQLHQAQKLEAIGTLAGALPMISITFSGLSSVLPNWPS, from the coding sequence ATGCCTACGACACGACAAACCGCTCTTCCAGAGGGCGATATCCAGAAACTGTCCATCCTGATCATTGAGGACGATCCACTCATCCGCAAGGTGATTGCGCTGTATCTGCAAGAACAGCAGTATACCGTCATCCAGGCCGGTGACGGCCACGCCGGCCTCAATGCCTTCAGGACCCGCAGACCCGATGTTGTTCTCACCGACCTCTGCCTGCCGGGACTCGGCGGGTTGGACATCCTGGCCCATATCCGGAGGGAAGCCCCGGACACCCCGGTTATCATCGTCTCCGGCATGGGTACACTGACCGATGCCATCAAGGCGATCCGTATTGGTGCCTGGGACTATATCACCAAACCCATCGACGACATGGAGGTAATCAAACAGGCCATCTCCCAGGCCATGGAACGGGCCTCGCTGATCCGGGAAAACAGACGCTACCAGCACCACCTGGAAAAAGAAATCAAAAAACGTACCGCCCAGCTGCATCAGGCGCAAAAGCTTGAGGCCATCGGTACGCTGGCCGGGGCATTGCCCATGATTTCAATAACATTCTCGGGGCTATCCTCGGTTTTACCGAACTGGCCCTCCTGA
- the dut gene encoding dUTP diphosphatase — protein MERVIVSFCWLKKNLPSGGKLPEYASELASGMDVAAALDEPLTLEPGERALVPTGFGLAIPAGFEVQVRPRSGLAVKHGLTVINAPGTIDADYRGEIKVALVNLGREPFTIHPGDRIAQLVLAPVCQARLEVVETLDVTDRGSGGFGHTGV, from the coding sequence ATGGAAAGAGTGATTGTATCGTTTTGCTGGTTGAAAAAAAATCTGCCTTCAGGCGGGAAACTGCCGGAATATGCCTCTGAACTGGCCTCGGGGATGGATGTGGCCGCCGCCCTGGATGAGCCTTTGACCCTGGAGCCCGGAGAACGGGCGCTGGTGCCCACAGGTTTTGGCCTGGCGATTCCGGCCGGGTTCGAGGTCCAGGTCCGTCCCAGATCCGGGTTGGCGGTAAAGCATGGCCTGACGGTGATCAACGCCCCTGGTACCATCGATGCCGATTATCGGGGCGAGATCAAGGTAGCCCTGGTCAACCTGGGTCGGGAACCCTTCACCATTCACCCGGGGGACCGCATTGCCCAGCTGGTCCTGGCTCCGGTCTGCCAGGCCCGGCTTGAGGTGGTGGAGACGCTGGATGTTACCGACCGGGGTAGTGGTGGATTCGGACACACCGGGGTATGA
- a CDS encoding MBL fold metallo-hydrolase, whose protein sequence is MSMRCCVLGSGSRGNCTLVESGGTRLLIDGGFSGREIARRLELIGHSVDRLTAILVTHEHNDHISGVGVLSRRCSLPVWANGPTHRASSSRMKKLFCRREFATGERFTINGLEIHPFAVSHDTVDPVGFVISDGHHTLGYCTDTGRITRLISHHLSRCQGLILEANHDPQMLMDGPYPMPLKQRVRSSQGHLANGEAGSFLRQICQASLRQVILAHLSETNNEPRLALETIQNSLGDLEHGLVLTVSTQDRPTPLITI, encoded by the coding sequence ATGAGCATGCGCTGCTGCGTTCTGGGGAGTGGTTCCAGGGGCAACTGTACCCTGGTGGAGTCCGGTGGTACCCGGCTGCTTATCGATGGCGGATTCTCGGGCCGGGAGATCGCCCGGAGGCTTGAGCTGATCGGCCACTCGGTGGACCGTCTGACCGCGATCCTGGTCACCCATGAACACAACGATCATATCAGCGGGGTCGGGGTTCTGTCCCGTCGCTGCAGCCTGCCGGTCTGGGCCAATGGCCCGACCCACCGGGCCTCCTCGTCGAGGATGAAAAAACTCTTCTGCCGCCGGGAGTTCGCCACCGGCGAGCGTTTCACCATCAATGGTCTTGAAATCCATCCCTTTGCCGTCTCCCACGATACGGTGGATCCGGTGGGTTTTGTTATCAGTGACGGGCATCATACCCTGGGCTATTGTACCGATACCGGGCGGATTACCCGGCTTATCAGCCATCATCTGAGTCGCTGCCAGGGTCTCATCCTGGAGGCCAACCATGATCCGCAGATGCTCATGGATGGCCCCTATCCCATGCCGCTCAAACAGCGGGTGCGTTCCAGCCAGGGGCACCTGGCCAACGGTGAAGCCGGCTCCTTCCTTCGCCAGATCTGCCAGGCCTCGTTGCGCCAGGTGATCCTGGCCCATTTGAGCGAGACCAACAACGAGCCCCGTCTGGCCCTGGAGACTATCCAAAACAGTCTGGGCGACCTGGAGCACGGGCTGGTGCTCACCGTCTCGACCCAGGACCGGCCGACCCCGCTTATCACTATCTGA
- the xerD gene encoding site-specific tyrosine recombinase XerD: MPLSKTAFQNLLDSYLSYLTVQKRLAPHTIEAYGSDLHFFLDFLSRQITDPAEITTSHIRDFFLHCHKQGIGSRSNARRLAALRSFFAFLSGQGVLSTNPVLDIDPPRTGRSLPKALSISEVDRLLTLPPAPTPLVLRNHAMLHLLYATGIRVSELVNLPLRSCNLTSCHVRVLGKGNKERMVPFDEITRERLTTYLEQGRPLLLKNRPSTLFFVTTRGRAMTRNRFWQIITEAARNAGIRQRVSPHMLRHSFATHLLAGGADLRAVQMMLGHSDITTTQIYTQVDKNRLKAIHQRFHPRG; this comes from the coding sequence AGACTGGCGCCCCATACCATCGAGGCCTATGGCTCGGACCTGCATTTTTTCCTCGATTTTCTGAGCCGACAGATCACCGATCCGGCCGAGATCACCACCAGCCACATCCGGGACTTTTTCCTTCACTGCCACAAACAGGGCATTGGTTCGCGAAGTAACGCCCGGCGACTGGCCGCCCTGCGCTCGTTTTTTGCCTTTCTCAGCGGCCAGGGCGTACTGAGCACCAATCCGGTCCTGGATATCGATCCGCCCCGGACGGGCCGCAGCCTGCCCAAGGCCCTGAGCATCTCCGAGGTGGACCGGCTGCTGACCCTGCCGCCGGCCCCGACCCCCCTTGTCCTGCGCAACCATGCCATGCTCCACCTTCTCTATGCCACCGGCATCCGGGTCTCGGAGCTCGTCAACCTGCCACTGCGCAGCTGCAACCTTACCAGCTGTCATGTGCGTGTTCTCGGCAAGGGCAACAAGGAGCGAATGGTTCCCTTTGATGAAATCACCCGGGAACGGTTAACCACCTACCTGGAGCAGGGCCGCCCCCTGCTGCTTAAAAACCGGCCCTCCACCCTGTTTTTCGTCACCACCCGAGGACGGGCCATGACCCGCAACCGGTTCTGGCAGATCATCACCGAGGCAGCAAGAAACGCCGGCATCCGCCAACGGGTCAGCCCGCACATGCTGCGCCACTCCTTTGCCACCCATCTACTGGCCGGAGGCGCCGATCTGCGGGCCGTCCAGATGATGCTTGGCCACAGCGACATCACCACCACCCAGATCTATACCCAGGTCGACAAAAACCGCCTCAAGGCCATTCACCAGCGGTTCCATCCCAGAGGCTGA